The nucleotide sequence TTTGCGAATTGCTGTGTAATCGCACAACCACGACACGACGACATTCCAGTGATAGCCAGATTTTGGCCCGAGTCAACTGATCTTTTGCTGAGCCGCTTCAACATACTGCAGAGCAAGCTTTTTGACCTTGTCACCCTCCTTGATCAGGAAGTTGGCATTCTTAGCCTCCGAGTGGTGCTTCATAACCTTCTCTGCCGTTTTAGCAACAGCCCACCTGTATTGCTCGACGGTGATTACGCCGCTCTTGCAAAGTGGCCTGATGTTCTCTTTCACAAACATTTCAACCTAGAAAGGGTGAAACAAAGCAGTTCAGCCAGACATGTAAAAATAGATAGTACACTGTTAAAATAGATGCCCAGTGGAACATACAAGTGCGTTGTTACCTTCTTATGTACGGAACTAGATGAATCTGATGCGCTGTTATTGCCTGGATCAGGTGCTGGTTTCTTCAAACTGTCTACACTTTCTGCTGGATGGGTAGATGACTTGTCTGCTTTGGAATGTTTACGATTCAACTCTTGATTGCCACTGGAAGACTTCTCTTTACCGGGCTCCAGTTTCACTGCTTGCCTGATTCCTTCACCTTCTTTCGGCACATTATTCCCATGACTAGATTTATTATGCAAATCGCTCACTGTTATGTCCACTTCTTTTGAGTTCTCCACATGCCCGGTAACTTCATCAGGGATGTCAGCTACAGTTTCCTTGTCTGTTTGACTCGTTTTTTCGCATTGCAAACTGCATTTATCGACTTCGGCCAAGTTCACTGAAAGGGTTTCATTTGCTGTTACATCTGTAGTTTCTCCGCTGGGAATCAATTTCTGATCATCCTCAGAATTACATTTTGGTTGCTGATAGGACGGCCTCTGATCGAGGTTCTGACAATTTGCATCGTCCAGAACCTGCACTGATGAATCATCCTCATCTTTAAGTGGGGATGCATCCCTAACCCTAGAATCAGAACTTGACTGCAAACTTCTGCTCGGTTCAGAGTCCAAATTCACCAAGTAAGTATCGTCTGTATTTGTATATTTTTGTTGCGTGGAAATTGGGGAACCGGAAACTGTCCTGGAATTACCTTCAGCTGTTGTACTTTTTCTCTCGGGACTGTTAGGAGGGGAATCAAAGAGGCCTGCTCTTTTTAGCACTTCTTCCACGCTGTTGAAACAAACAGTATTTTCACTCGCATTCTGCTCGAGAACACCAGCTAGTTCACTCTTATCAGTTTGTCCGGCAGTAGCAGGAATATCCAAAAGGCCTGCTCTGTCTAAAGCTTCTTCCACATTACTGCTACCACTATTGGTATTTTCAGTTGTAACCTGCTGTGATATCAGATCGCTGCTAACTTCAGCCTTTTCAGTTAGAGTTGAAGCATCATTCTCGGGTTTTGGCTTGGCAGACTGGCGAGTAGCCTGGGAGCAAAGATTCACATAAACTGATTTGCTACTGGACTTCCCGTAGATATCATTTTCTACATTGACAGCATCAGCAATAGCCAATTCAGTATCTGCACATCTGCGAATAACGTCCAAATTTGCTCTCTGCAGATAATACTCGGCGATGCGGTAAAGTTGTGCCTGAGATACATAAGTTTGGTTGATAATTTGACCATTGAACAAGAAAAATACAGGTATGCTTGCAATTTATACTTAGAATTTAGTTGAAATGGAACAAAGTAAGAGCAAATAATGAAGCCGGCAATGTGTAAGCACAATAAAGGACTCCCTTAATGATTACCTGTCTAACTGACATGGGAACTTTATTATGACGTCCAGTTGTGAGCTGTGGCCTCATATCCACAGGAAGTTTTGCCTAAGAAAACCGAACTTGTTAGTGTTTCTAGAGTAGTGGTCAATGAACTTTTGAATTATTATCTTTTATAAGCTAACACGTACTAATAATGGGTAATTCCTGCTGAGATCGTCCGTGCCTTCTGTTTGATCTTTGCTACCAATAGAGCTGGCATTTTTCCTTGCCAGGATCTCAAGGGCCCATTTTCTTTTGTCCTGCTTGATATCACCAGCAGATTGATTTTGTTTATTCTGTGGTGCCTGGCCATTTTTGTTTTCTCTTCTACTCAATGCTTCTTTACTCAGGGTCGAAGAACTCGATACTTTTCCAGTGCTGTTGGGTGAATTGATTTTGATTGTCTGAGTCACAGGTGCAGGTTTGTTTGTTGATTTGCCGTCGTCACCTTTGATTTGGCTATTTTTATCGAATGGGAGGGACCCTTCAAGGGCGGAGAGAGGTTTTATATCACCCTTTCTGGGAACAACTGATGCATCAGCCAGATATAACCTGGACAAAAAGGCTTTCTTCTCTTCAGCACTTTCTTTGCGCGTGCCAGTACCTGAGGATTTCTTGAGTAACTGAAGTACTGATTGCAGTGTCTCAATCTTTTCAGGATTTATCCCTGGGGAGCAACGATGTTTCCAGAAGTCAACTTCCCTGTCACGGTGCCATGCACTTCGTCTCCTTCCTGTGGACGATGCATACAACTTCTTGGTCAGATTCTCACGTATCTTGCCCTTTTGAAGCAGTGACTTCCTTGCGAGTGAAAGGTTGGGTTTTTTGGCTGGTCCATCCATGGACTTCCCAATTGCTGAACGGAATGCGGTCAAAAGTTTTTCGTCAAAAGCGTTATCCTTCTTGAGTATACTAATACCATTATCTCTAACTACTTCCCTTATCTCTTGTTGTAGCTTCTGAACTACAGCAGTTGATTCTTTTCCGTCCTTGTGTAAAATCTTCTTCATTCTAAGACCAGGCTTATCTCCTGCCCTTCTGCCTACAGGCTTCGCCAGCTCCCTGCCAGGATCCCTCATATAGCTCTCTCCTTCAACTATACTCATTATATCAGGGACATATTTATTCTGTGTGGCAATTTTTGATGTATCACTGGCAATAACTTCGGCTGCAATCGAAGTAGCATGGCAGTCtgatgaagaaacgcctgagtttgCAATGAGATACATTTCCTGATCCGGCACTCCCAGTTTTGCTTTCTTCGCAGGATGACTAATTTCATCTCCTGATTCCATGTCACTGGCATTTTGTCTATCCTCCCTGGAGAAAAAACCCGACAATACTAAAGTGAAATTGTGTAGATCTATGCAACTGTCATGTGAGAGTGAAAATTAGCAGTTCTTACAAGTGAGTGCAAAGCGAAAGATTCTTACATGGGTGGCAACTGCGTGTTCTGGTCATTTTTCCTCTTCTGAACTGCGTCTGAGTTGATCATATCAACATCAGCTGATCTTGCCACCTTACTAGCTGCATCCGTAAAAAGGGAAGATGTTATTTGGATGCATAATGTGATGACCACACAATCCCTTGAACAGACAAGAATGCGGTATAATCAAGCAAGATTGGGCCAGAAACAAACAAACAGTGCATCATATCTATCTAAACTAAGCTATAAAATATACATTGTCTATAGTAATGTAATAATTTCCTTTTTTCGCTGTGAAAAACAAACTTCTACCACCAAAAAGATCAACAAATTTCTAAAGATGCAACTAACACAGCAGATTGTCTACTGAAATATTCAAATATGATGACTGAATGACAAGTTGGCATGTGTTGAAGCTTACTAATCTCTGATAAGCTACAAGTATGAGGCCTTCAACTATTGTGCTGGAATAAGCAAATTCCCCAACATACCTGCTGATGAAAGTTGTGCAGATTTGATGACTGGAGATTTCCCATTACTGTTTCTAGGCAGCGCAGCATCCTCTCCTGTACTTTCAGCCTCCTTACTTCTACATAATAATGAATAAGATAGCCCATCTTGTGGTACTTCCGATTGTTCATTCAAAATGTTACCATGCTCTGCGCTAAATAAGATACATGCTGACTCACGCATTGCTGAAAGTTCTGATGATCTTTGTGTTGGTTCAGAAGAAACCGTGCGAGCCAGATTAGTTTCAGAAGATTTATTGTGTGAGCTACAGGAAATATCTTTGTTCCTCGGGATACAGGCATTTGCAACAGCCTCATGTGATAAATCATCTATGGAATAACTTGGATGTGAATTGCAATAAAATGCTTCTTGGGCTGTCTCCGAGCCTAGTGAACCTTCTAGTAGATCATCCTTACTTTCAGAATTTACACCAACCATCGAGACAACAAGGGCAGTTTCACCATCATCTGCAACAGATACTGACACCCTCCCAGAAAATGATGCATCGGTAGATGTTCTATCAGAATCTCCATTGACGTTTTGCTTCAGGACAACCTCTGATTCATTTTTCGCTTCAATAGATACACATCTACAGAATTGGTAACTTCCTTATCACAAGCCCAGAGCAAAATAAAGATACTCCTACCAGCAAAGAGTGATCAAAGAGAAGAGTCAGATAGTATCAGTGTAAAATTACCTTGGGCACAACCACGAATCTTCAGATGTAGTTTCTGGATTAAAGCCCACACATATAGCATGATACCTGGCTTAAGGATCAAAGTAATTAGAAAACAGAACTGGTTAACAAGTCTCAACTAATAATGGACATATAGCATAATAATACAGTTATATATACCATAGATCACAGGAATCACAAGCAATTGATGTATCTAAAGCTGAATTATCCTCAGCTGCAACGAGTCCACTTCGAATTATGCAATCACCTCCATCCAAACAAACTACTGCCTGGAAATGGGGGAAAAAATAGCAAGCCACAGATCAACTTCGGGAGATAATGAATATGGGGGGGTTATCACTGTTTGAAAAGAAATTGATGAAATATAATATGAATATTGTTACTTCTGCATCTATATAGTATGATGGGAAAGATAATGTGTTGCTTTCGCCTGGATCATACCAATCATCATCACCACTGCACAATAACAAGGAAAACAAATAGGAGAAGTAATGAGCATGGCCTTTATTTTATTTGTTGCGCAttctttcaaaataaataaatgaaaggcATCTTAAAATAAGAAATTTACAATCATGATGCTCATTACTCATGGACCAAATGATATGGCATGGATTCACAGGAAAATAAACTATTAGTACACACAAGCATATAAAAGTACACCAGCAATATTTTCCGCCTAACATGGTCAGGTGACTCAGTTGCCATCTTATAGTTAGTATACCTGACCAAAGGAAGGGCTCTCAATGGCGCCATGATTTAATGAATAAGAGTATTACTTTACCAAAGCTGATAATGGTTACATAACTTACAGGATGAAAGGCCCCAAAAATATGGCAGGAAGAAACCAATAATCTAGCTTATGAGGTGACAGGGGAACTACAGAGTAAACAACAACAAAATTGAACTAAGAGATGTTCAAACTGATGGTACACGACCTTCTGACCTTACCTTGTTAAAGGGTAATCGTCTTCAATAGTATCTCCAGTACCAGTACTATCATATACCTTCGATACAAAGAAAAAAATTATTACATTCCAATGCAGTTCTACCTCTTCAGGCACTgagccaaaaaaaataaaaaatccaagATTGACAGCACTGAGATATGTTTTACTTACTGGAGTGGATGTTATATTCTGAAATTCAATTTTGCAGAGGGGGCAGCGATTTGTGATGGCAGACCAGTTGTCTATGCATGTATAGCAAAACCTGTTATGCGAAATAAAGTTATTTAATTATCACATTAGAGCTTTAAACAACTCATGTAGGACTCTGTGAACATTGATACAATATCGTTGCTTAGTGACTAGAAATCATATTTTTTAAACTTCCTCATGTACAGAAATCAATTCCGAAGGTGTTAGAGTGAGCAGTACTAGATAGAACATGTGAGGCTAAGAATCTAGTCAACAATGGTAATGTCAAATTAAAACTTGACCTTAAAGAACTTGAACTTAAAATGGGTAAGGGAAAGCATTTCAATTAAATAAGCAAGAAGGTGGACTAGAATACAAAATTAtcaaatgaggatgacttggacggTGCATAACACCTAATATGCATTGACACTACACAGGTTTAGCCAACATATTTGCACAAAACGAAAAATAAGATTGTAACCTACAAAGTTCCCTAGCTGCACAATATTGACCCTCGAGACCTTAATGGTAAATATGAAGCTATGCACAAATGTTAGGAGGTGATGGAACAAAGTCAAAAATGCAGGATAGCTGTAAATCCGTGATTGAGCCATACCAGTGTTGGCAACCATCCAAAACTCCTCTATCGATAACAATATCTCTACAAATGCCGCAAATTTCATTCTCAGATGTATAATTTTCCTGCAAAAAACAGTTTGGATGGATGATCAAAGCAAGAAACATTTGGAACAAGAACTAGAGGTACAAAAAAGAGATAGCCCCTCCCTATAATGGCAAGCACGTATAACCACTAACTGATTATTGTTTGCATTTGCATACCCAGCCAAAATTAGTGTGGATTGTCATCACGAAAACCATTTCCAGCTCAGAAAATGGGGAACAGTTCCCATAATTCAAAAGGTTCGTCACTCTCATGCAGGCAGTGCTTTCCCATGTCATGGCCAAGAAACTAAAATGACACATTCTCATATTACATGAGAAGAGCTATGTAACCATATGAACACTATCTTTACTTACTCGAAGAGCACCATAGCAAAGGCGAACAGACCATCCACGAAATAATCGTTAGCAACTACTCGTACATATGAAAGGGAGTATCATCTCGTTGAGTCCCTTCCCTCAACTCATTCAGTAGTACCAGCAAGTACTTGTTTCGAGAAATACACCAGCAAAGCAAGCACTCGGTTTTTACCACAAGAACGGAATCGAAGGGACGCAATACCAGGTTATCCATCTCTTCCAGCGCTTCAGTCGGTTGCCCATCAACATCCATCTGCATCGGCATCGCTAATCAGCAGCAGATGCCGAGCTTTCTCCCCCAGCAGAACCCGCGGAAGAACCCTGCAGACCGAAGAACAGCGGCCATGAACCAGAATTACTCAAAGCACCGCGGCATGCGAGAGGTGGATGCAGTCTAGCGATACAAATTGGGGAAACTTGAACTCGATCAGCCCAGGATATTACCGCGGATAGGTAGCCAGCTGCGAGGGGAGCGGGGGATCAGGAGGAAGCTGGGCCGCTGGGGATCGGGGGCGCGTGGGCGTGCTCTCCGGGACAGTCCCTGCGCTTGCTAGGCGAGCACTTGCCCCGGCCCCCGACGGCGACGAGACACCGTGGGATCGCCGGTACTCACTCGTGCGAGGGAGACCTAGGCTGGGGTCGCTCAGCAGGCCGCAGCTCAGGCGCTGCACGCCCTCTCTTCCGGCCCAGGCGACCGCCCCGCGCTAGCTGGTTGGACTTGGGTCGGGAATCCCCATCAGGCAATCGAGCCACTGCGTATACGCAGCACGCACAGATCTGCACGAAATCTGAAGACATCGTGACCGTTGCTTAGAGTTACTTTTTTACAAGGCAAATTGCTTCTAGTTAGATTTTCTTTAGAATTTTTACTGTTGTGCATCACGAAGGTAGCATTACAGGATCCCCTCAAAAAAATGTAGCATTACAGGAAGAGAAAAGTCTATTTCAAACCTTAAATTCCTAGAGATATGACTGAATCCCAATTTGTTAAGCCCTAAAATTAGCACCGTTGGAATTGGTGAATCTTCACCAAAATATTCTTCCTCTCTGTTTGCGTTCTTGTTGGTGAGATTGGACCTGTGGTGTTCCTGGGTGGGATCGTATAATAATTCTCTTATTGTGTAAGTACGTTACTCTATAATTTTTGGGCTAGGTGATGTTCTAAGGTGTTGCAAATCTTGTTTGTGACTTTTGAAGAATCCATGTTATGGTGATTTTTAGAGTTTTATTTATAGGCTagttttttaacacaatacagactcaagcgcacatacatacgcgcatacactcatcctatAAATGTACACACgcaccctacctctatgagcaccttcgagagactgagccggcatatcatcttgagatttacgaagtctcTCTTCCCACTGAGAGCGCATCGcggaaaattctgaaataaattcaggaataatgctagcaccaggacttgaaccctagtgagctggggataccactgtccctctaaccatccaacaacAGGTTGATTCGCATTTATACGCTAGTTATTAGGGCTTCAAAGAGAAATTTGATATCAAGTACTTTTCTGTATGGAGAAAATGCCACAAAAATATTTTTAGATACATTAATATCTTATAAAAGTTTAGAGGGGTTCATCTTTTAGCCGACTTGACTTGACTAAAGTTTAGTTGCTTAGTAAGGCAAAATAATAAGTGCCCAGCCACCGCTTTCTCTCGAGAAAATAAGGCTAAGGTTCCTCCGCCTCCTGTCGACATTGGGTCCGCCTTGTCTCCGGTATCCTAAGGGCCATGAAGGTGCGGTGGACCCCGGCCCTTGTCGGTGGGAGGGATTTTGCTTTGTTTTAGGCATTTTTACGAGTAcgtttagggtttgtgtcctagtGAGGAAGATGAGGCGGTGGTGGctttgatacgtctcaaacgtatttataattttttattgttaaattagattatattatcattcttacaTACTTTGGccatcattttatattatttttctataTTAACATATAAATCCAGCGCGCAGTGTCAGTCGTTGTTTTCTGCTTCTTTTTGGTTTTACATAAAATCGATACCTACGAAGATCCAAACATGACGAaactttttgttgatttttttctagaacaacagaccctagaagcttcgggggtGACCAAAAGATGGACCGGGGGCACAAGCCTAGGGGCGTGCCCTGGAGCAGGACGTGtttgtgggccccctgctgctttGTTTGCCCTAATATTTAGCttataaattcacatatattccaaaatccTCGGAGCAAGACCTAAAACAATTATTGCCAATGCAAGCCTCTATTCCGAAGCGATCTCATCTAGAGCCCTTTTCTGACACTCTGCCAGAGGAGGAAACCATCCATGGAGccctcttcatcaaccttgctacctctgtggtgatttgtgagtagttcatcctcggagCTGAGGTTGTGtactagtagttatgtgtttgatctatctctatctCCCTCACACATATTTTTTATTGAATCCGATCTTGATTGTATGATAAGCTTTATTAAtaaagttggatcttatgatgttcatCCTCCTCTATTTTTTTATGGTGAACTGAGTCTTCTCTTTGAAGTtttttttatgttggattgaatacttCAGATTTGGGATCACTTGTTGCATGTCTAGTAATTAACTTGCGGATACAtgtggtgatattggggtaatctagaCATAAAAGGTTGAATGATATGTATAATATGGTGTTATCATAGTACGATCTTTAGAATTATTAGTGACACTTTGGGATGGttcaatagattgattggaaaaggacaactttgaggtggtttgctaCCTATGTAATTTCATCCTACTTTCTTCGATGGAATAGAAGCTTTTGGATGATTCTTTGCTACACTTTGAGGGATTATCATGATGTTTAATTATGTTAGTGATgtcgagagattgcactagcggaggtataaatcctaggccttgtttccaagcattgagaCACTGTTTTACTCACTTTAATTATTTGTTACCTTGTTGTATCTATTTGTTTAGATTATAGAaacatatttctaccatccatactacacacctatcatcatctcttcgccgaactagtccaCATATGCAACTAAAATTGTATTAGGTGTGTGGGGGACACAAGAGATCACTTATATCATGTCTTcgatgaactagtgcacctatacaactgacAATTGTATTAAGTGTGGGGGGGACACAAGAAATAACTTGAATTTGATTGCAGGGCTGCTTGAGAGAGAATCACCTTCATCCTACACTTTTACGCGGATTGATAAACGTTATGTCAtacacttgaggaaaatttgctactgtcctacgaaacactgcgcttggaggcccaacaaagtctacaagcataaagttgcatagtagacatctgGCTCCCTAAAGATGGAATACGGTTCTCAATGACCGAGTTCAGTGGATCTGTTTGGACCGAGTCTTCTTTCATGTGTCTACAAGTTGGACTCTTTCGATCTATACTTCTCTTCATCGGTGATGGTTGCTGCTCTTGTGTGCTAGTCCTATAGGGTCTTAGCACAACGACTTCCCTTCTATCTACCACGACATGTTTGGCCTGACTCCGGTGAGTGAGGCACAATGGCAGCGACGCGCCTTTGACTCGCTCTAGTACTTGTAGTCGCTGCTAGGTGGTATATGGacatggatgtaatttttttatttcTGTGTTTGTACTGCCATGTCATGATGAATCGGAAGTTCCtcacaaaaaaaggaaaaataactcAAATAAGCGTGAAAATTTTCTATTTGGCCCATGATTTTTCTTGCTTCAGTTTTGATTAGTGGCGTGTTACAACACGTAGGTTGAGACAGACCTCCTCCCAGAAAATGAATGTTCTTTCCGAGATTCCTACATCTAAAGAGTTCAGGAAACCCAGTCTTAAGATAGTCACTCTT is from Triticum aestivum cultivar Chinese Spring chromosome 3A, IWGSC CS RefSeq v2.1, whole genome shotgun sequence and encodes:
- the LOC123062046 gene encoding uncharacterized protein At4g10930 isoform X2, translated to MPMQMDVDGQPTEALEEMDNLENYTSENEICGICRDIVIDRGVLDGCQHWFCYTCIDNWSAITNRCPLCKIEFQNITSTPVYDSTGTGDTIEDDYPLTSGDDDWYDPGESNTLSFPSYYIDAEAVVCLDGGDCIIRSGLVAAEDNSALDTSIACDSCDLWYHAICVGFNPETTSEDSWLCPRCVSIEAKNESEVVLKQNVNGDSDRTSTDASFSGRVSVSVADDGETALVVSMVGVNSESKDDLLEGSLGSETAQEAFYCNSHPSYSIDDLSHEAVANACIPRNKDISCSSHNKSSETNLARTVSSEPTQRSSELSAMRESACILFSAEHGNILNEQSEVPQDGLSYSLLCRSKEAESTGEDAALPRNSNGKSPVIKSAQLSSAASKVARSADVDMINSDAVQKRKNDQNTQLPPMEDRQNASDMESGDEISHPAKKAKLGVPDQEMYLIANSGVSSSDCHATSIAAEVIASDTSKIATQNKYVPDIMSIVEGESYMRDPGRELAKPVGRRAGDKPGLRMKKILHKDGKESTAVVQKLQQEIREVVRDNGISILKKDNAFDEKLLTAFRSAIGKSMDGPAKKPNLSLARKSLLQKGKIRENLTKKLYASSTGRRRSAWHRDREVDFWKHRCSPGINPEKIETLQSVLQLLKKSSGTGTRKESAEEKKAFLSRLYLADASVVPRKGDIKPLSALEGSLPFDKNSQIKGDDGKSTNKPAPVTQTIKINSPNSTGKVSSSSTLSKEALSRRENKNGQAPQNKQNQSAGDIKQDKRKWALEILARKNASSIGSKDQTEGTDDLSRNYPLLAKLPVDMRPQLTTGRHNKVPMSVRQAQLYRIAEYYLQRANLDVIRRCADTELAIADAVNVENDIYGKSSSKSVYVNLCSQATRQSAKPKPENDASTLTEKAEVSSDLISQQVTTENTNSGSSNVEEALDRAGLLDIPATAGQTDKSELAGVLEQNASENTVCFNSVEEVLKRAGLFDSPPNSPERKSTTAEGNSRTVSGSPISTQQKYTNTDDTYLVNLDSEPSRSLQSSSDSRVRDASPLKDEDDSSVQVLDDANCQNLDQRPSYQQPKCNSEDDQKLIPSGETTDVTANETLSVNLAEVDKCSLQCEKTSQTDKETVADIPDEVTGHVENSKEVDITVSDLHNKSSHGNNVPKEGEGIRQAVKLEPGKEKSSSGNQELNRKHSKADKSSTHPAESVDSLKKPAPDPGNNSASDSSSSVHKKVEMFVKENIRPLCKSGVITVEQYRWAVAKTAEKVMKHHSEAKNANFLIKEGDKVKKLALQYVEAAQQKIS
- the LOC123062046 gene encoding uncharacterized protein At4g10930 isoform X1; the encoded protein is MPMQMDVDGQPTEALEEMDNLVLRPFDSVLVENYTSENEICGICRDIVIDRGVLDGCQHWFCYTCIDNWSAITNRCPLCKIEFQNITSTPVYDSTGTGDTIEDDYPLTSGDDDWYDPGESNTLSFPSYYIDAEAVVCLDGGDCIIRSGLVAAEDNSALDTSIACDSCDLWYHAICVGFNPETTSEDSWLCPRCVSIEAKNESEVVLKQNVNGDSDRTSTDASFSGRVSVSVADDGETALVVSMVGVNSESKDDLLEGSLGSETAQEAFYCNSHPSYSIDDLSHEAVANACIPRNKDISCSSHNKSSETNLARTVSSEPTQRSSELSAMRESACILFSAEHGNILNEQSEVPQDGLSYSLLCRSKEAESTGEDAALPRNSNGKSPVIKSAQLSSAASKVARSADVDMINSDAVQKRKNDQNTQLPPMEDRQNASDMESGDEISHPAKKAKLGVPDQEMYLIANSGVSSSDCHATSIAAEVIASDTSKIATQNKYVPDIMSIVEGESYMRDPGRELAKPVGRRAGDKPGLRMKKILHKDGKESTAVVQKLQQEIREVVRDNGISILKKDNAFDEKLLTAFRSAIGKSMDGPAKKPNLSLARKSLLQKGKIRENLTKKLYASSTGRRRSAWHRDREVDFWKHRCSPGINPEKIETLQSVLQLLKKSSGTGTRKESAEEKKAFLSRLYLADASVVPRKGDIKPLSALEGSLPFDKNSQIKGDDGKSTNKPAPVTQTIKINSPNSTGKVSSSSTLSKEALSRRENKNGQAPQNKQNQSAGDIKQDKRKWALEILARKNASSIGSKDQTEGTDDLSRNYPLLAKLPVDMRPQLTTGRHNKVPMSVRQAQLYRIAEYYLQRANLDVIRRCADTELAIADAVNVENDIYGKSSSKSVYVNLCSQATRQSAKPKPENDASTLTEKAEVSSDLISQQVTTENTNSGSSNVEEALDRAGLLDIPATAGQTDKSELAGVLEQNASENTVCFNSVEEVLKRAGLFDSPPNSPERKSTTAEGNSRTVSGSPISTQQKYTNTDDTYLVNLDSEPSRSLQSSSDSRVRDASPLKDEDDSSVQVLDDANCQNLDQRPSYQQPKCNSEDDQKLIPSGETTDVTANETLSVNLAEVDKCSLQCEKTSQTDKETVADIPDEVTGHVENSKEVDITVSDLHNKSSHGNNVPKEGEGIRQAVKLEPGKEKSSSGNQELNRKHSKADKSSTHPAESVDSLKKPAPDPGNNSASDSSSSVHKKVEMFVKENIRPLCKSGVITVEQYRWAVAKTAEKVMKHHSEAKNANFLIKEGDKVKKLALQYVEAAQQKIS
- the LOC123062046 gene encoding uncharacterized protein At4g10930 isoform X3, whose translation is MVGVNSESKDDLLEGSLGSETAQEAFYCNSHPSYSIDDLSHEAVANACIPRNKDISCSSHNKSSETNLARTVSSEPTQRSSELSAMRESACILFSAEHGNILNEQSEVPQDGLSYSLLCRSKEAESTGEDAALPRNSNGKSPVIKSAQLSSAASKVARSADVDMINSDAVQKRKNDQNTQLPPMEDRQNASDMESGDEISHPAKKAKLGVPDQEMYLIANSGVSSSDCHATSIAAEVIASDTSKIATQNKYVPDIMSIVEGESYMRDPGRELAKPVGRRAGDKPGLRMKKILHKDGKESTAVVQKLQQEIREVVRDNGISILKKDNAFDEKLLTAFRSAIGKSMDGPAKKPNLSLARKSLLQKGKIRENLTKKLYASSTGRRRSAWHRDREVDFWKHRCSPGINPEKIETLQSVLQLLKKSSGTGTRKESAEEKKAFLSRLYLADASVVPRKGDIKPLSALEGSLPFDKNSQIKGDDGKSTNKPAPVTQTIKINSPNSTGKVSSSSTLSKEALSRRENKNGQAPQNKQNQSAGDIKQDKRKWALEILARKNASSIGSKDQTEGTDDLSRNYPLLAKLPVDMRPQLTTGRHNKVPMSVRQAQLYRIAEYYLQRANLDVIRRCADTELAIADAVNVENDIYGKSSSKSVYVNLCSQATRQSAKPKPENDASTLTEKAEVSSDLISQQVTTENTNSGSSNVEEALDRAGLLDIPATAGQTDKSELAGVLEQNASENTVCFNSVEEVLKRAGLFDSPPNSPERKSTTAEGNSRTVSGSPISTQQKYTNTDDTYLVNLDSEPSRSLQSSSDSRVRDASPLKDEDDSSVQVLDDANCQNLDQRPSYQQPKCNSEDDQKLIPSGETTDVTANETLSVNLAEVDKCSLQCEKTSQTDKETVADIPDEVTGHVENSKEVDITVSDLHNKSSHGNNVPKEGEGIRQAVKLEPGKEKSSSGNQELNRKHSKADKSSTHPAESVDSLKKPAPDPGNNSASDSSSSVHKKVEMFVKENIRPLCKSGVITVEQYRWAVAKTAEKVMKHHSEAKNANFLIKEGDKVKKLALQYVEAAQQKIS